A genomic window from Vigna radiata var. radiata cultivar VC1973A chromosome 2, Vradiata_ver6, whole genome shotgun sequence includes:
- the LOC106775973 gene encoding pentatricopeptide repeat-containing protein At5g59600-like codes for MHGLLRSPTLLRIPATNGIINRRFFRSEQQRCADLIDIYARDRALHLGKKLHASLITKGFSRFNVIASNLVTFYVCCSQLSHARKLFDKIPTTNVRRWIALIGTCARCGFYDLALTVFSEMQAIPGLTPNXVFVIPSVLKACGHVGDPITGKKTHGLILKCSFELDSFVSSALIVMYSKCVNIGDARKVFDGMVMKDTVALNAVVAGYVQQGXANEALSLVESLKLMGLKPNVVTWNSLISGFSQKGDLGMVSEIFRVMISDGLXPDVVSWTSVISGFVQNFRNNEAFDAFKQMLSHGFCPTSATISTLLPACATVARVRIGREIXGYAXVTGVEGDLYVRSALVDMYAKCGFISEARNLFSRMAEKNTVTWNSIIFGFANHGYCVEAIELFNQMEKEGAAKLDHLTFTAALTACSHVGDIELGQRXFKVMQEKYGIEPRLEHYACMVDLLGRAGKLDEAYCMIKAMPIEPDLFVWGAILAGCRNHGHVELAEIASLHLMELEPESAXNXLLLXSLYADAGKWGKVERIKKRIKKGKLRXLQGLSWINNL; via the coding sequence ATGCATGGTCTCCTCAGAAGCCCAACATTGCTCAGGATTCCNGCCACAAATGGCATCATCAACCGTCGCTTTTTCCGATCAGAACAACAAAGATGTGCTGATCTCATTGATATATACGCTCGCGATCGAGCGTTGCATCTTGGCAAGAAGCTGCACGCGAGCTTAATCACCAAAGGTTTCTCTCGTTTCAAcgtaattgcttctaacctcgTAACCTTCTACGTGTGCTGTAGCCAACTCTCCCACGCGCGAAAACTGTTCGACAAAATTCCCACAACAAATGTTCGCCGNTGGATTGCCCTCATTGGCACGTGTGCTCGCTGCGGCTTCTACGATCTCGCGCTGACGGTGTTCTCTGAGATGCAGGCCATTCCAGGGCTTACGCCAAACTANGTATTCGTCATCCCCAGCGTTCTCAAAGCTTGCGGCCACGTTGGGGATCCAATCACTGGAAAGAAGACGCATGGCTTGATTTTGAAGTGTTCCTTCGAACTTGATTCGTTTGTGTCCAGTGCATTGATAGTTATGTACTCCAAGTGTGTGAATATTGGGGACGCGCGCAAGGTGTTTGATGGGATGGTTATGAAAGACACNGTGGCTCTAAATGCCGTTGTTGCTGGGTATGTTCAACAGGGTNCTGCAAATGAGGCACTGAGTTTGGTGGAAAGTTTGAAGTTGATGGGTTTGAAGCCAAATGTGGTGACTTGGAACTCTTTGATATCTGGGTTTTCGCAGAAGGGTGACCTGGGAATGGTGTCTGAGATTTTTAGAGTAATGATTTCAGATGGGTTGGNGCCTGATGTGGTATCATGGACTTCTGTTATATCTGGTTTTGTGCAGAACTTTCGTAATAACGAGGCATTTGATGCGTTTAAGCAAATGTTGAGTCACGGGTTCTGCCCAACTTCAGCTACTATAAGCACCCTTTTGCCTGCTTGTGCTACTGTAGCAAGAGTTAGAATTGGTAGAGAGATTCANGGCTACGCTNTGGTGACTGGGGTGGAGGGAGATTTATATGTAAGGAGTGCTCTTGTTGACATGTATGCAAAATGTGGGTTCATTTCTGAAGCAAGGAATTTGTTTAGTAGGATGGCTGAGAAGAACACGGTTACTTGGAACTCCATCATTTTTGGTTTTGCGAATCATGGGTATTGCGTGGAAGCTATTGAGCTCTTCAATCAGATGGAGAAGGAAGGGGCTGCCAAGCTGGACCATTTAACTTTTACGGCAGCTCTCACTGCATGCAGTCATGTTGGAGACATTGAACTTGGGCAGAGGNTGTTCAAGGTCATGCAAGAAAAATACGGTATTGAGCCACGGCTNGAGCATTATGCGTGCATGGTGGATCTTCTTGGTCGAGCTGGGAAACTCGATGAAGCTTATTGCATGATAAAGGCTATGCCAATTGAACCTGATTTGTTTGTGTGGGGTGCAATACTGGCTGGCTGTAGAAATCACGGTCATGTGGAGCTTGCCGAAATCGCTTCTCTGCATCTGATGGAATTAGAGCCCGAGAGTGCTGNAAACCNTCTTCTGTTGNCTAGCCTATATGCTGATGCAGGCAAATGGGGAAAGGTTGAGAGGATCAAGAAAAGGATAAAGAAGGGAAAGCTCAGAAANCTTCAAGGCTTGAGttggataaataatttataa
- the LOC111240512 gene encoding D-xylose-proton symporter-like 3, chloroplastic, whose amino-acid sequence MIFHFVDLDPQSPDLSGITWFNLSAIQLGLVVSGSLYGALLGSLLAYAIADFLGRKRQLIAAALLYIVGGVVTAYSPELGVLLAGRRGMKLSSRERRDPHSFQSDQHK is encoded by the exons atgatttttcattttgttgattTGGATCCACAGTCACCTGACCTTAGCGGAATAACATGGTTCAATCTTTCTGCCATTCAGCTTGGACTGGTG GTTAGTGGTTCCCTATATGGGGCTCTTCTNGGCTCACTTCTCGCATATGCTATAGCTGATTTCCTTG GGAGGAAGCGACAACTCATTGCTGCAGCACTGTTGTATATAGTTGGTGGTGTGGTTACTGCATATTCACCAGAACTTGGTGTTCTCTTAGCAGGAAGGAGAGGAATGAAGCTcagttctagagagagaaggg aTCCTCACAGCTTCCAGAGTGATCAACATAAGTGA